The proteins below come from a single Benincasa hispida cultivar B227 chromosome 4, ASM972705v1, whole genome shotgun sequence genomic window:
- the LOC120076151 gene encoding nucleolar protein 58-like — MAEQSSHSSSLPSSSSLAQVTAREATVLGASHRFAAQPKPVQRITGKLRQKPVVAKPLPIREGPSMESAQLPALSSESEKKRRDDKEVFRTILSNMEKEGELLEAGVVNQPLPSEEKMAEASRRSALAVADPKETVQTESYEGPIKVALEEVEAKKQPKMVEEKKKRKRKEKRAGGDEEARPKKEKKENKSSEKRGEKRNI; from the coding sequence ATGGCCGAGCAATCCTCACATTCATCTTCCCTACCTTCATCATCTTCCCTAGCCCAAGTCACCGCAAGGGAGGCGACAGTCCTCGGTGCCAGCCACCGCTTCGCCGCCCAGCCCAAGCCTGTTCAAAGAATCACTGGAAAACTACGGCAAAAACCTGTTGTAGCCAAACCACTCCCAATTCGAGAGGGGCCGAGCATGGAGAGTGCCCAACTCCCAGCACTGTCATCAGAAagtgagaagaaaagaagagatgaCAAAGAAGTGTTCAGGACCATCCTGAGCAACATGGAGAAAGAGGGAGAGCTACTCGAAGCCGGAGTTGTTAATCAGCCCTTGCCTTCGGAGGAGAAGATGGCAGAAGCTTCGAGAAGAAGCGCCCTGGCCGTTgcggatcctaaggaaactgttcaaacagaatcctatgagggacccatcaAGGTCGCTTTAGAGGAGGTGGAAGCGAAGAAGCAGCCTAAAATggttgaagagaagaagaaaaggaaaagaaaggagaaaCGGGCAGGAGGAGATGAAGAGGCCCGAccaaagaaggagaagaaagaaaacaagTCGAGTGAAAAAAGAGGCGAGAAGAGAAACatttga